Proteins from one Homalodisca vitripennis isolate AUS2020 chromosome 3, UT_GWSS_2.1, whole genome shotgun sequence genomic window:
- the LOC124356603 gene encoding glyoxylate reductase/hydroxypyruvate reductase-like isoform X1, which translates to MKSVAASMFLTLFGLVLFLVIEIETNEISPKPRVLISHNAIPQVAIDILKDKFDTVVVKGTPNPTREELLQLIQGCSAALWYGHIKVDREMINAAGDSLKIVAHSGAGYDHIDVNYLKEKGIICTNAANVLGPAVAEIAIALTLEVSRRTLEGYKAITSGTWLMNHATWMTGHGLSNKTVGIIGLGQNGFAIAKRIVGFEIGRLLYNDLTELEEKARSVNAEFVSKEVIFKESDFLYLCVPLNNETRFLVNKETLSTMKNTSILINTSRGEVVNQDDLIEALQKNIIYGAGLDVMYPEPLPQDHILTKLPTCALTPHIGSRTFENRKAMYILAAQNIYNALTGQPVLTPVV; encoded by the exons atcACCTAAACCGAGGGTTCTCATCAGTCACAATGCTATTCCCCAAGTTGCCATTGATATACTCAAAGATAA ATTTGATACAGTGGTAGTAAAAGGAACTCCAAACCCCACAAGAGAAGAGCTCTTGCAGCTGATCCAAGGATGTTCTGCAGCTCTATGGTACGGTCACATCAAGGTGGATCGGGAGATGATAAATGCAGCAG GTGACTCCCTTAAGATCGTAGCACACTCCGGAGCCGGATACGACCACATCGATGTCAATTATTTAAAAGAGAAAGGGATCATATGCACCAATGCTGCCAACGTCCTCGGCCCTGCTGTGGCTGAGATTGCCATTGCTCTCACTTTGGAAGTTTCTCGCAGGACTCTAGAGGGATACAAGGCTATCACCTCAGGAACTTGGCTGATGAATCATGCCACGTGGATGACTGGACACGGTCTCTCTAATAAAACTGTCGGAATCATTGGTTTGGGTCAGAATGGATTTGCAATAGCGAAGAGAATTGTCGGATTTGAAATCGGACGGTTGTTGTACAATGATCTCACAGAACTGGAGGAGAAAG cAAGATCCGTAAATGCAGAGTTTGTGTCAAAGGAAGTGATTTTCAAGGAGAGCGACTTCCTGTATTTGTGTGTGCCTCTGAACAATGAAACCAGATTCCTTGTAAATAAGGAGACTCTGAGCACCATGAAGAACACCAGCATCCTCATCAACACATCACGGGGAG AAGTGGTAAACCAAGATGACTTGATAGAGGCACTGCAGAAGAACATCATCTATGGTGCAGGTCTTGATGTAATGTACCCGGAACCCTTACCTCAAGATCACATCCTTACCAAACTACCAACTTGTG CGCTGACGCCTCACATCGGGAGCAGAACTTTTGAGAATCGGAAAGCGATGTACATTCTGGCGGCGCAGAACATCTATAATGCTCTGACAGGTCAACCTGTCCTCACCCCTGTCGTTTGA
- the LOC124356603 gene encoding glyoxylate reductase/hydroxypyruvate reductase-like isoform X2 gives MRRLSFFVHSLEGVFFRRMSNLSPKPRVLISHNAIPQVAIDILKDKFDTVVVKGTPNPTREELLQLIQGCSAALWYGHIKVDREMINAAGDSLKIVAHSGAGYDHIDVNYLKEKGIICTNAANVLGPAVAEIAIALTLEVSRRTLEGYKAITSGTWLMNHATWMTGHGLSNKTVGIIGLGQNGFAIAKRIVGFEIGRLLYNDLTELEEKARSVNAEFVSKEVIFKESDFLYLCVPLNNETRFLVNKETLSTMKNTSILINTSRGEVVNQDDLIEALQKNIIYGAGLDVMYPEPLPQDHILTKLPTCALTPHIGSRTFENRKAMYILAAQNIYNALTGQPVLTPVV, from the exons atcACCTAAACCGAGGGTTCTCATCAGTCACAATGCTATTCCCCAAGTTGCCATTGATATACTCAAAGATAA ATTTGATACAGTGGTAGTAAAAGGAACTCCAAACCCCACAAGAGAAGAGCTCTTGCAGCTGATCCAAGGATGTTCTGCAGCTCTATGGTACGGTCACATCAAGGTGGATCGGGAGATGATAAATGCAGCAG GTGACTCCCTTAAGATCGTAGCACACTCCGGAGCCGGATACGACCACATCGATGTCAATTATTTAAAAGAGAAAGGGATCATATGCACCAATGCTGCCAACGTCCTCGGCCCTGCTGTGGCTGAGATTGCCATTGCTCTCACTTTGGAAGTTTCTCGCAGGACTCTAGAGGGATACAAGGCTATCACCTCAGGAACTTGGCTGATGAATCATGCCACGTGGATGACTGGACACGGTCTCTCTAATAAAACTGTCGGAATCATTGGTTTGGGTCAGAATGGATTTGCAATAGCGAAGAGAATTGTCGGATTTGAAATCGGACGGTTGTTGTACAATGATCTCACAGAACTGGAGGAGAAAG cAAGATCCGTAAATGCAGAGTTTGTGTCAAAGGAAGTGATTTTCAAGGAGAGCGACTTCCTGTATTTGTGTGTGCCTCTGAACAATGAAACCAGATTCCTTGTAAATAAGGAGACTCTGAGCACCATGAAGAACACCAGCATCCTCATCAACACATCACGGGGAG AAGTGGTAAACCAAGATGACTTGATAGAGGCACTGCAGAAGAACATCATCTATGGTGCAGGTCTTGATGTAATGTACCCGGAACCCTTACCTCAAGATCACATCCTTACCAAACTACCAACTTGTG CGCTGACGCCTCACATCGGGAGCAGAACTTTTGAGAATCGGAAAGCGATGTACATTCTGGCGGCGCAGAACATCTATAATGCTCTGACAGGTCAACCTGTCCTCACCCCTGTCGTTTGA